DNA from Mesorhizobium loti R88b:
GATCGAACATGCGCGACATCAGGAGCTTCTTGTCCTCGGCCCTGACAAAACAGACGACACCGCCGCACATATGAACCTTGATCTCGGTGGCGATCTCGCCACCGGCGAGCGGCAGCATCTCCTCGACCAGTATTTCCGGCACGATCGGCCAATAGCCCCATTCGCTGTTGTGGCGTCCCTGGCGTTTGGCAAGCCACCCCCTCGCCTCACGCACAATGGTGGCGTGATCCGGTTGGCCGCCTGAAACGACGGCGTTCATGTCGCAGCCATGGTTGGCCTTGACGATAACATCGCCAGCAAGCAGCGCGGCCGGTATCGTGTCGGGATCACGGCCCCGCCACAGCGTCCTGGGCACCGGCAGATCGGGGCAGACGCTTCTGATGTAATCCTTCGCGGCAAGCTTGTCCGACAGCGTGATGAACAGCGGGTTGTGGTCGATCAGCCGGCGCCAAAGCATGCACTCATTGTACCGCTGCGGTGCGGCGGGATTGGGCAGGTAGCCGAGTTTTCTCGCGAAGCGCGCGACAAGGAGCGGGTGCCGAACCGTGATGACGAGCCGCGCCGCAGCCAGAACGATGCGATGTTTCAGCGAAAGCTCGGCGTTTGCCTTCATGCCGGCCAATCGGGGCTGACGCTCCCCCAGCCAATCTATTCCCTTGATCAACCTCACGTCCCCTGCCCGAACCCTTGCGCACCTAAGCACCGTCGCTCCGCGCCGACAAGTTGACAGCACCATCTGGTCAACAGCTTGCTATTTCAGCATGGACCGGCAACATCCCCGCGATCAGCAGCGACTTCGTTCCAGATGGGGAAGATGAACGAGCAGCCTTCGGCCCTGCGCCGATCGTCGGGCGACGCCGGCCATTCAGATGCCGGGGCGCGACCGCTCGAGGCGACACAGGCCGGCCATGACGCGCCGCGGCTACACCAATCGTCGAATTCCGCAACATCAGCAAGACCTATGATGGCTTGAGCAATGTTATCGAAAACCTCAACCTCGATATTGGCCGCGGTGAGTTCCTGACGCTGCTCGGGCCCTCCGGTTCGGGCAAAGATAGCCTTGGCGTCGCCCGGCATGGCCTGGCTGAACTGAATATGGTCATCAGGTTCGATGATGCCTTCCAGGGTCTCACGGCGGTCCTCCAGCGCAATGTCGCGCAGGTCGTGGCCGTTGAAGGCGACGAAGTAGAGGTCTTGCTCCCGGCGTGTGATTGCCTTGCGAAGCGCAGCGAAGTCGGAGAGGCCCGCCTCATTCAGAACGACAATCTCGCCATCGATGATGGCGCTCTCTACTCCCAGCCGTTTCGCCGCTCCAACCAGGTTGCGGTATTTCTCTGTCCAGTTGTGGCCGTTGCGCGTGAAGATGCGGACATCATGTCGATGATGATCTGGGAGCGATAGCCGTCGAACTTGATCTCGTGAATCCATTGGTCGCCTTCGGGAGGCTTGTCGACAAGGGTCGGCAGGAGAGGCTCGACGAACTTCAGACGCATGCAGGTACTCAAACACGAAACCGCGATTCAATCAGCTTGTGCTAAAATAGTTCCGGACTCGAAAATCACGGCATCCTCGCAACGAAGCCGTGGGCGGCACGTTGCGCCTCGGATCAATGTTATGGAGCGGGCGGATGCCGAAATATCATGTCGAGGAAATGGACGGCGACGCCGTCACGGCAACCCGCCGTGGGGGGGGTCAATGAACGCCGTGATCGTCATTCCGGCTCGCTTTCAGTCCGGCCGATTGCCAGGCAAACCGATGATAGAATTAGCCGGCGTCCCCATGATCGAGCGAACCTATCGGCGATGCGCTTTGGGATTTCCTGCCGAACACATTTATGTCGCGACCGATGACGAGCGCATTTACCAACATTGCGTGGGCGTCGGCATCCGCACACTGATGACTTCTCCGGATTGCCCGACGGGCACCGACCGCGTTGCTGAGGTCGCCGACAGTGTCGCAGCAGACCTGTATATCAACGTCCAAGGAGACGAGCCGCTCTTCAATCCTGGCGACATTCAACTGATTCTGGATGCAGCAGAGGCTAATCCGGGCGAAGTTCTGAACGGCGTTTGCCCAATAGATACCGAGGAAAGATTCCGCAGCCCTTCGATCCCAAAGGTCGTGATGCGCCCAGATGGACGTCTGCTCTACATGTCTAGGGCTGCCATCCCGACCAGCAAGTCGTTTGAGTTCAAAAAGGCTTGGCGCCAGATATGCATCTATGCTTTTACGCCCGAAGCGTTGCGGGCATACCGCAGCGTCAAGGGAAAGACCGGTTTGGAGCAGATCGAAGACATCGAGATTTTGCGCTTCCTCGAATTGGGCTTCGATGTCCGTATGGTGCCGGTTTCCTCTGACTCTGTCGCAGTGGATACCGCTGCGGATGTAGCGACAGTCGAAGGTATTCTGCGACAGGGCGAAAGGTAGACACTATGGCCAGCCTGCGGCGGATCATAAAGACGTTCAGCGCTTCGCTTGACTTAGGCTTGCCAGCGATCACAGGAGACGTGCTGGTGGTCGGCTCGGCACCTGGATCTCGCCCGCCTAGCGGAGCGCTAGATGGCTTCACGCTGATGACCGTCAATGCCTCTCAAGTGTTGGCCGAAAGCTGGGGCTTCGGGGTCCCTGACTTCACTATAATTCGCCCTCAAATCGTAAATGACCGGCATGAGTCCATCAAAGCTCGTGAAGTTCTGGCCGACCGCTCGACGAAGATCGCTATCGTCGCAGGTTGGAAAGAGGATCGCTCGGCTTTCGAAACCATTCTGCGCGAGATGGGCTATGGGTGGCAGGCACTGGCTCTCGTGACCGAATGGCAAAAACATCGCGTAATGTTCCAAACCGCGCGCGTGCCTTCAGCGTTCGAAATCGGGAAGCTTAACATCTCCAACGGCGTCCTTGGCGCTGGCTTGTCGTTGTTCCTAGGCGCGAGCCGCGTGGTGATGGCCGGGGTCTCACTCTCTAAAGACGGACATGCCTACGACGAGCATATAACCAAGCGGCTGCACATCGACGATGATCGACGTGTTTTGAATGCGCTGTCGAAGCGAACCGGCAAGGTCTTTGCGGCCGAGCCCGCTTTAGCTGGCGAATGCGGCATCCCTTTGTGGCCGTCTGCCTGAACCTCTGACGGAACGCGCCGTATTAGCATTTCCAAGCTCCCGCTTCATGTCCTGGATGACATCACGCGTGCCGTAGACGGCGCCGAAGTCCTGCCGCAATTCATCAAGGCGCCGGCCGAATTCCGTGGCCTGCTGATCATAGGCGCGATTTGCGTTCTATCCATTCGTTTCGGTTGAGGGTGCCCGTGCGCAGCTCAGCGACGACGCTTTCC
Protein-coding regions in this window:
- a CDS encoding ATP-grasp fold amidoligase family protein, coding for MKANAELSLKHRIVLAAARLVITVRHPLLVARFARKLGYLPNPAAPQRYNECMLWRRLIDHNPLFITLSDKLAAKDYIRSVCPDLPVPRTLWRGRDPDTIPAALLAGDVIVKANHGCDMNAVVSGGQPDHATIVREARGWLAKRQGRHNSEWGYWPIVPEILVEEMLPLAGGEIATEIKVHMCGGVVCFVRAEDKKLLMSRMFDPAGNPLPGRDIDYPREDQALPVTARLSECIREAAAIAPRIAGDLDYVRVDFLVTSERLFAGEITVYTAGGYSTWSNPAIMTSIEQHWRLDQADFLQRRHTGLARLYAEALLAKCRRDGSDPAPVHPAEKRTLQSLSS
- a CDS encoding 3-deoxy-manno-octulosonate cytidylyltransferase, with translation MNAVIVIPARFQSGRLPGKPMIELAGVPMIERTYRRCALGFPAEHIYVATDDERIYQHCVGVGIRTLMTSPDCPTGTDRVAEVADSVAADLYINVQGDEPLFNPGDIQLILDAAEANPGEVLNGVCPIDTEERFRSPSIPKVVMRPDGRLLYMSRAAIPTSKSFEFKKAWRQICIYAFTPEALRAYRSVKGKTGLEQIEDIEILRFLELGFDVRMVPVSSDSVAVDTAADVATVEGILRQGER